CCCCACGGCGATGCAAGCCGCCGTCGCGGCCGAATCGAATGCAGCAAAGCGGCAGGAAATCGATGCCAAGGTGCACGGCACAATCGCGCGGCTCTACGAGACGGTCAAGGGTTCGAAGGAACTCGTGTCCAAGGCGAACGGCGTGCTCGTGTTTCCGTCGGTAATCAAGGTCGGCTTCATTGCGGGCGGCGAGTACGGCGAAGGCGCGTTGCACGTCGGCGGGAAGTCGGTGGGCTATTACAGCACGGTGTCGGGATCGTTCGGCTTGCAGGCGGGCGCGCAGTCGAAGGCCATCATTTTCCTCTTCATGACGCACGACGCGCTGAACAGCTTCCGCAATTCCAAAGGCTGGTCGGTGGGCGGCGAAGGATCGGTTGCGCTGCTGAAGGTCGGCGCGAACGGCGAGATCGATACGGCGACGGCCACTGCGCCCATCGAAGCGATCGTGCTGACCAATGCGGGCCTGATGGGCGACGTGTCGCTTTCGGGCACCAAGGTGTCGCGCCTGAAGATCTGAAGGCAGGATCAGCTCATGATGAACGGGATCACGTTCGTGATGCTGTGTGCGGCGGCGTCGTTGCTCGTGGCGTGTGCCCAACCGCATCAACAGATCGAGGCGGGCGCCGATCAGTCGACGGTGATCGCGCGCCTCGGTCCGCCGAAGGAAACCTATGAACTGCCGAACGGCGGCAAGCGGCTCATGTGGCCGACGCAGCCGATGGGCACGACCACCACGGCCGCGGATATCGATGCATCGGGCAAGGTGGTGAGCGTTCGTCAGGTGTTGCAGGACAACGAGTTCTATCGCGCCGAGGTCAACAAGTGGACGCGCAACGATGTGCTCATCAACTTCGGCAGACCGTTCGAAACGTCGTATTTCAAGCTGATGAAACGCGAAGTCTGGTCGTACCGCTATCTGGAGAACAACGTCGACTACATGATCTTCCACTTCTATTTCGACGATCAGGGCGTCTTGCGGACGACCCAGAAACAGCCCGATCCGATGCGCGATCCGACCCGGCGCGGCAGGTTCTAGTCGGCTTGCGGCGCTAGCGTTTCCGGATGCACGCGATGCGATACACGCCGTCTTCCACTTCGACACCGTGCGTATCGTGTGTGAAGCCGGGGAAACGCAGGTCGAACTGTTCGAGCGCTTTCAGATAGCCGAGCAAGGGGCCGTCGGCGGGACCGGCGTTCTCGCCCGGCATCAGCAGCGGAATGCCGGGCGGATACGGCACGACTGCGTTCGCCACTGTGCGGCCTTCCATCTGCGACAGATCCAGCGTCTCCACTTCGTTGTGAACCAGCAGTTCGAACGCTTCCTGCGGGCTGTAGTCGGGATGAGGCAGCGTCGAGAAACCGCGCGACATCATCTCTGTCGTCTGCAGATCGTTCATCGCGCGGAACATCAGATCGCAGAGATCGCGCAGGCCGAGACGGCCGTATCGTTCCGGCCAGGTCGCGGGCAGTTTCGGCAACGCCTGTTCGAGGGGTAGATTGGCGTCGTAGTCCCGCTTGAAGTCGAGCAGCGTGTTGACGAGCGTGCCCCATTTGCCCTTCGTGATGCCGATGGAGAAGAGCAGCAGGATCGTGAAATCGGTGGTCTTTTCGACGACGATGCCATGCCGGTCGAGATACGCCGTCACGACGCACGCCGGAATGCCGACGGACAACAGCCCGCCTTGCGGCGCGACGCCCGGCGTCAGGATCGACACCTTGATCGGATCGAGCATGCAGTAGCCATCCTCGATCGCGCCGAAGCCGTGCCATGAGTCATTCGAATGCAAGACCCAGCACGACGGATCGGTGGCGAGCAGTTCTTCATCCGCTTCATGGAAGGACGTGCGCCGTCCCGTGTGTCGATTGACCACGACCTCGGGTTGCCAGCCGTCGAAGAACCAGTCGCTTTGCTCATCGAACTGCGCGTGCAGCCTGCCGAGCATCTGCCGGAACGCGACCGCCTCGCGGATCGCATCGCCTGTGAGCGCTTCGCCGCCGGGACCGTCCATCATCGCCGCGCTGACATCGTTCGACGCGATGATCGCGTATTGCGGCGAGGTCGACGCGTGCATCATGTACGCCTCGTTGAAGCGCGCATGTTCGATCGGGTTGCGGCCATCGCGGATATGAATGAACGACGCCTGCGACAGCGCCGCGAGCAGCTTGTGCGTGGAGTGCGTGGCGAACACGGTCGGCTTCGTTGCATCGTGGTCGGCGGGGTCGCCGTGCATCGCGAAACGGTCCCTGTACAGCGGATTGAAACGCGCGTAGCCATACCAGGCTTCGTCGAAATGCAGCCGGTCGACGCTTTCGCCCAGCAGTTCTTCGAGTCGCGTCACGTTGTAGCACAAGCCGTCGTAAGTCGAATTCGTCACGAGCGCGTGAACGGGTGTGGGCTCCACGCCGTCGCGGTTTCTCACCAGCGGGTTCTGCTCGATCAGCAGACGGATCGCCGCCGCCGTGAGCCGCTCGGGCATGATCGGCCCGATGATGCCCGAGCGGCTCACGGCGGCGGCACCAGATACGTGGGTATTGCGCCCGACATCGTCATCGCATGTTCCGACGACTTGTGGCAGTTGCGGTCGCACAACGCGATCTGGTTGCGTGTCACGCTTGCCATCAGGATCACGCGGTTCGACATCGACGAGCCATTCGTCACGTGGTACGTGCGATGCGAGCCGAACACGCGCGCGGCATAGCGTTCGCTCTCGCCGATCGGTCCGCTATGGTCGAGCAGCGAGCCGAGTTCGCCGACGGAAATGGAGAGATCCGAGCGGAACAACTGTTCGCCGAAGAATTCGAAGAACGCCTGGCCGACGGACGACTTCATGAAGGCCGTGCCGCCCGTATGCCCCGGCGTATGCCACGAATACTCGAACACTTTCGAAAAGCGCGCGAGTGCGCCGAACATCGGCGGCAACACGGACTCGCGATAGCGCTCGATTGCCGCGATGATCCGTCCGGCGATAAACGACGTCGTGTCTTCCAGCATCCAGATGAAGTCGTCGGCCTTCTGCATCGCGTCGACGGGAACCGTCGCGGCGCTCGTGCGGCTCGCGAGCAGAAAGACGGGCACGGTCGCGCTGCGCACCCGCTGTGCGTCGAGCACGCTTTGCGCCCGCTGATGCGTTTCGTCGTCTTCGAGTTCCCAGCTGAGCAGCAGACACTGGATCAGCGGATCGGAGCGGATCACGGAGACCGCATCGTCGGCCGAGGCAGCCGTCACGACGCGCACGTGCCGCTCTTTCAGTTCGGCGGCGAGCGACTGCGCGGCGCGCCCGCTTGCCGTGCGGGCGTCGAACTCGTGATGCACCAGCAGCGCTTTCATGCCGAGGCGGCGATAGACGGATTCGGTCGCGGAAGACATGTGGTGTTCCCCTTGGTGCCTACTCGGGCACAACGGCCATCCGATAGAAATTCTTCGTGTCTTCGTCGGGCTCGCCGAACCATTTCACGTACATCCCGCGATACGCGCCCGACAGATACATCTTGCTCAGCGCCTGATCGACGAACAGCCGCATGTCCTCGTCGTCGCGCGAGACGCCGAGCGACACGGGCACGATGGTGAAGCGGCGCTGCAGCACCAGCAGGTTGTCTGAAGCCGTACTGCGCTTGACGGCGTCCTGCAGGATCTGCCGCTCGGCGAAGAACACATTGGTTTTCCGGTCGAGCACCAGCCGCACGCCTTCTTCATAGCTCGACACACTGACGATATGTGCCGTCAGCTTGAACTCGCTGACGCGGTCGTTGAGCCAGCGTTCCGTGGGCGAGCCCTTCACGGCGGAAAACGTCTGCGCATTCAGCAGTTGCGCAGGCGATGCGCGCCAGATCGGGCCGTGCGGCTGGATGTCGCCGCTCAGCAGTTCCTTGAGACCGCGCGTTGCGTCCGTGCGCAGCAGCGCGCCGACGCCGCCCGGATAGACGGGCACCGAATAGCTGATGAACTTGCGGCCCGTGAGCGTTTCGGGGTCGCCGCACAAAACATCGATCCGGTGATCCTGCAGCGCGCGGTAGCGCTCGTCGGCGGAAACGAGCGTCCAGTTCACCTTCAGCGCGGGAAGGCCGAGTCCGCTTTGGGTCTGATCCGCGACGCCCTGGCAAAGACCGGCGAGATAGCCGACGACGCGGCCCGCATTGTCGCGATAGATGAACGGGCTCGCCGCGTCGACGTAGCCGACGTTGATCTGGCCGCTCTGCTTGATCCGCGCCAGCGCGCCCGACAGCGCGCTACTGGTTCCCGCCGCGTGCGCCGGGCGCGGCGCCGGTGCACAGATCACCACGAAGGCGATGATGCTGGCCGCCGCGATCGCCGGCTTGCGCGCCTTGAGGCCCAGCAGCGACAGACGCGGCGCGATGAAGCCATAGATCACGTAGCCGATCGCCATCACGAGCATGCCGCCCAGCACGGCATCCTTGCCCGAGGCGTAGAGCGCGTAGATCGAATACACCATCGCGATCACGGCGACGATGCCGTTGCGCCGGTAGACGGCGGGTTCCGTGCCCGCGTCGCGCATCATCACGAACAGCGCAGACAGCGACACGATATACGGCAGCACGTTCGTGACCACGGCGAGATTGACGAGCGCCGCGAATTGCTCGGCGAGATTCGGCGAGATCGTCGACAGCGCCATCAGCGACTGCACGACGCCCATGATGATCATGCCCGGGATCGGCGCGCCGTTATGGCTCGCCTTGCTGAAAACCGACGGGAACATGTTGCTGTCGGCAGCGTCCTTGGCGGTCTGAGCCAGCGTGAACTGCCAGCCGAGCAGCGAGCCGACGCACGCCATCGCCGCGAGCGCCATCACGATCGAGCCGATCACGGGGCTGAACATATGCGCGAACGCGAGACCGAACGGTCCCGTCGATTTGGCGAGATCCGCGTTCGGGACGATGCCCTGGATCGCCGTCGTCGACAGCACGTAGATGACGGCCGCGCCGAGCGTGCCGAACAGGCATGCGAGCGGCACGTCGCGCTTCGGGTTTTCGACGGCCGACGAGTTCTGCACCGCCGATTCCATTCCGAGGAACGCCCACAGCGTCAGCGCGATGCTGGAGCCCATGCCGTCGATCAGCCGCAGTCCCTGCGGATTCCACGCGGCGGCGAAGAGGTCGGGCTTGAACCAGAACCATCCCGCGATCGACATGAAGCCGACGGGCAGAATCACGCCCCACACCGTGACCGAACCAATGCGCCCCGTCAGCTTCGGCCCGCCGAAGTTCGCGGCCGTGGTGATCCACAGCAGCACGATGACACCGACGCAGGTCGCCACGGGCGACGAGGTCAACACGGGGAAAAACGCGGCCAGATAGCCGAGCGCCGAACTCGCGACGGCGACGTTGGCGATCGCCAGCGAGAGAAAGTACAGGAAGAACACCTGGAAGTAGCCGGGCTTGCCATACGCGTCTTCGGCATACGCGGCCATGCCGCCCGCGCGCTGATTCAATATCCCGGCCTGCGCGAAGCCGTAGGCAATCGCCATCGAGCCCAGCGCCGTCACCACCCACGACAGCAGCGAGATCGCGCCTACTTTGGCCATATTGGTCGGCAGCATGATGATGCCCGAGCCCATCATGTTCACGGTAACGATGAACGTCAGTTGCACGACGTTCATTTTTTTCGGTTGATCAGCCATGACGCAACTCCTTGGTGGCTTTGCCTTGTCGCTTATTCACTGACCACGTAGGTATAAAAACGGATGCGACCGTCTTCGCGTTCCTGGAATACGCCCTGGACTTCGTAATTGAAGCCGGGGAAGCGATTGAACGATTCCTGGAACGCCATGAAGTAATCCAGCATCGGTTGGGCACGGTCATCCCAACGTTCACCGGGCAGCACCACGCCGATGCCGGGCGGATAGATCAGCGCCAGCGTGGCGGAGATGCGGTTTCTGGCCTGATCGAGCGGCACGTAGTCGACGCGGTTCGCGACGAGCGCCTCGTAGGCGTCTTCCGGCGACATCGCGAGTTCGGGGAAACTCGATGCGCGGAAGCACAGCTTCTGGAGATTCTTGACGTTGGCGTCGCGATAGAACGTGTGCATCTCGTTGCATACCTGACGCAGCGTGTAGCCTTCGTAGCGCGCGCCATGCGCCGCGCACAGCGACGGCAGCACTTCGGCCAGTGCGGCATCGCGGTCCCACAGGTTCTTGAACTTGACGAAGCGTGCGATCAGCGTGTTCAGCTTGCTTTCGTCTTCGGCGGGCGTCATCAGAAAGAGCAGGCTGTTCAGGTCGCACTTCTCGGGAACGATGCCTTCTTCGCGCAGATAGTTCGCCACGACCGTCGCGGGCACGCCGAAGTCGAGATATTCGCCCGTCTTGCGGTCGATGCCGGGCGTCAGCAGATTCAGCTTGTTCGGATCGGCCATCACGTAGCCGTCGGCGTAACCCGTATAGCCGTGCCACGTCGCTTCAGGACGGAATTCCCAGCATTGCTGCTCGCGCTTGATGACGTCCGTCGGAATGTCTTCCCACGCGACGTTCGACGCGTCGCCCATGAAATTCGAGTGATAAATATCGACGAAGTCGGGCACGAAGGGATCGAAGAACCATTGCTCCTGCGCGTTCCTGCCCGTCATCTCGAAGTGGCGCGCGAACTGGCGGAATTTCTTGCGCGCCTCGATGCCAAGCTCGATGCAGCCGTCCCACAGCATTTCGCCCGCTTTGCCTTCATGCACTTTCGCGTTGACGTCGAGCGACGCGAACAGCGGATAGAAGGGCGACGTGCTTGCGTGAATCAGGAACGACTCGTTGAAACGCTTGTGCTCGATATAACGCTGCTGTCCGCGAATGTGATCGTCTCGCTTGTGTATCTGCGATGCCTGTGAAAAACCGGCACCCTGCTTATGAACGGACTGCGTCGAGAAGAGTCCCGGCATGTCGGGCGTCAAGTCCTTCAGACGCATCGGACTGTGATCGTCGAACAGCGGATGGAACGCGTTGTATCCGATCCACGCTTCGTCCCACAGCACGTAGTCGCACAGATGGCCGATCCGCTCGAGCACCTTGCGGACGTTGTAGATCGTGCCGTCGTAGGTTGCGAGCTGAATGCAGGCGAGCCGGAACGGCCGCACGGCACTCGCGCGTTCACGGTCTTTCACGAGCGGGCTGTTGCGGATCTGCTCGCGCAGATAGTCTTCGTTCCAGGCCTGCCAGTCGACCGCGCCAATCATGCCGAACGCGTTGCGCGAAGTCGGCAGAAAAATGGGAATCGCGCCCGCTTGCACCAGCGCGCCCTGATGCAGCGATTTGTGATTGTTGCGGTCGAACAGCACGAGATCGCCGCGTTTGAGCACGGCACCCGTCACGATCTTGTTGGACGTGCTGGTGCCGTTGAGCACGAAATAGGTCTGATCCGCGCCGAACACTTCGGCGGCGTGGCGTTGCGCGTCGGCGGCGGCGCCTTCGTGAATCAGCAGATCGCCGAGATCGACGTCGGCGTTGCACAGATCGTTGCGGAAAATGCTTTCGCCGAAGTGCTTGAAGAAAATCTGTCCAGCCGGCGACTTCCGATAAAACTGCCCACCCTGATGGCCGGGGCAATCGAACGCGATATTGGCTTCCGCGTCGTACGCGACGAGTCCACCGAAGAACGGCGGCAGCAGGCTCAAGCCGTATTTGACGAGGCTTCCCATCACCTGCTTCGCGTAATACGCGGGCGTTTGCTGGCCGAGATAGATATAGCCGTCGACTTCACCCAGTCCGCTCGTCACAGAAAGATCCGACAGATGGTGCGAGTTCGCCAGCGCCCAGAGCGGCGTACGGAAACCGAGCGCCCGCACAGCCGTGGCGAGCTTGCGCGCAGGCTCGAGGCAGGCACCGTCGATCAGGACGATATAGGCGCCGACATCGGCGTCTTCATTGACGTCGCGCGTGAAGCTGTCGGTGACTTCGACGTGGAAATGCTCGGCGGTGATCTCGTCCAGCAACTCGGCGGTCTGTGCGTTGTCGCGGTCCACGATCGCGACGACCTTCAATAGCTTGTGGAAGGCAATCGGGACGGTGGGCGCCTTGATGGATCGAGGGACCATAGTCACTCCTTCTTCGCAGGCTGGCGGGACCGTTTGCGCCGATGCAGCGGCGAGCCGGCCGCCGCCGGATCGCGCGCACGGGTTCGTCAGCCGGCTGCGTTCAGCGTTGCGAGTAAGTTCTTGTTACGGTCGATCAGGAAGCGGAAGGTGAACCACACGTATTGGGTCTACCTGTTGCGCGCTACCTCGAGAATGCGATGCGAGAGCCGGACTGCGATGCCGGGCTCGCGGTCTCCACGTTTTAATTGGCGTTCGGCAATGGGACGCGTCGATACATGGGTTGCGGGTGCTACGTATATAGTTGGCAAGCTTTTCGCACAATGCAAGTTTTTTACAAGTTTGCTAATTCGGAGTGTGATGGCTGTATTTTTTATAAGGCGCTTAACGAGGATGGCATTTAAATAGAATCAAGCCGGATTCCGATTCGCGTTATTGGACGGATGCACATATTGCTTTCATCTGCATGAACGTCGAATGGCGGCGCTTTCGAGAAACATTCTTATAAATGACAAAGTGGTGAGTGTCGAAAGGGCGACAGTTGCTTGCGACACTGCCAACTGTCATATATAACAGCCCACAGACCTGGATGTACTCGGTCTGATTTCATGTATTCCATCACCGAACGACAGCGCTTGCGGCGTCGCGCGCGCCATTGCGCATACGCGTTCACACCTATCCCTCCACATTCGTGCAGCACTCAGTTTGTGTGACGGCGAGTTCCCGGACGTGGAGATCATCGGGAGAAGACCATGAGGTTCATCAGACTTATGCTGTCCGCTGTTGCAATCGCATTTGCCCTGAATGCGTGGGCGCAGAACGATGCAGCGTCGGCACCTGCCGCGAATGCGGGCAGTAACGATGCGATCGTGAAAATGCGCCAGCAGGAAGCTGCCGCGAATCGGGCTTATGACAAGAAGGTCGCGGCTGCAAAGAAGGTCTATGACCATAAGAAAGCGGAAGCGAAGAAGGAACGCGATGCGGCCATCGCTGCGGCCCGGTATGGAAGTACCCAGTGATTGACTGGTGTATTACCGATTTGCTGCTTTGTCATTCTTTTTTTTGAAAAATTAGAATGGATATTTTCATATTTCATCGCACCGTCATCGCAGCGTGATTCATACTCTCATGCCGTTGATTTGGAATCTTGAACAAAATGGATTCATCAACCAGAATGATCTGCAGATGGCGTGCCGGGCCAAAAAATGGCAATGGCGAGAATAAGAGAAGTAGGTAAAAACGCTTAATCTCGGCCAACGCAAAAACTCATTTTTAACGGACTCCTGACACTTTTATTTGAACACGGGAGAACGAGATGAATGCCGATATCGCCCGACTCGGAGCGTACTCCGAGGTCGGCAAGCTGCGCATGGTCATGGTGTCGTCGCCAGGACTTGCCCATCAGCGCCTGACGCCCAGCAACTGCGACGAACTGTTGTTCGACGACGTGATCTGGGTGAGTCAGGCCAAGCGCGATCACTTCGATTTCGTCACGAAGATGCGCGAGCGCGGCGTGGAAGTGCTGGACGTCCACAACCTGCTGACGCAGACGCTGGACATTCCCGAAGCGCGCAAATGGATACTCGACAGACGAATCAGCGACGATAGCGTCGGCGTCGGCCTGAGCGGCGAAGTGCGCGCGTGGATGAACGAGCTGGATTCGCGCCGGCTCGCTGAGTTTTTGATCGGCGGCCTGTCGCTCGACGATATTCCCGCCAGCGACGCGCCCGTCGTCAAGCTGTTTCGCGAGTATCTGGATTACTCCAGCTTCCTGCTCGCGCCATTGCCGAACATGGTGTTTACGCGCGACACCACCTGCTGGATCTACGGCGGCGTGACGCTGAATCCGATGTACTGGCCCGCGCGGCGTCAGGAGACGCTGCTCGAAACGGCGATCTACAGGTTTCATCCGACCTTCGCCAGCGCGAACTTCGAAATCTGGTGGGGCGACCCCGACACCGATCACGGCGCTTCGACGCTCGAAGGCGGAGATGTGATGCCGATCGGTAAAGGCATCGTATTGATCGGCATGGGCGAGCGCACGTCGCGGCAGGCGATCGGCCAGATCGCACGCGCGCTGTTCGAGAAAGGCGCGGCTGATCAGGTGCTGGTCGCCGGTATGCCGAAGTCGCGCGCGGCGATGCACCTCGACACCGTGTTCAGCTTCTGCGATCGCGATCTCGTGACGGTGTTTCCGGACGTAGTCGCGCAGATCGTCACGTTCACGATCCGGCCAGACGAAAGAGCCTCGTACGGCATGAGCATCCAGCGTGAAGACAAGCCTTTCATTCAGGCGGTCGGCGATGCGCTGGGCCTGAAAGAACTGCGCGTCGTCGAAACGGGCGGCAACCGGTTTGCGGCCGAGCGCGAGCAGTGGGATGACGGCAACAACATGGTGTGCGTTGAACCAGGCGTCGTGATCGGCTACGACCGCAACACGTTCACCAACACGCTGCTGCGCAAGGCAGGAATCGAGGTGATTACGATCGCGGCCAGCGAGCTGGGGCGCGGGCGCGGCGGAGGACATTGCATGACCTGTCCGATCGCGCGCGACCCTGTCGATTACTGAGCAGGCCTGCCGCGCCGACGGCACGTCTGCCCGACAAAGGAGACAACTGATGGCCTTCAATCTGCGAAACCGTAATCTGCTGAGTCTGATGCATCACAGCGGGCGCGAGCTGCGCTACCTGCTGGACCTGTCGCGCGATCTCAAGCGCGCCAAATACGCAGGCACGGAACAGCAGCATTTGCTGCGCAAGAACATCGCACTGATCTTCGAAAAGACGTCAACGCGCACGCGCTGCGCATTCGAAGTCGCCGCACACGATCAGGGCGCGCATGTCACGTATATCGACCCGACCTCGTCGCAGATCGGGCACAAGGAGAGCATGAAGGACACGGCACGCGTGCTGGGCCGCATGTTCGATGCGATCGAATATCGCGGCTACAGCCAGGAAGTCGTCGAAGAACTCGCGCACTATGCGTCCGTGCCTATCTTCAACGGCCTGACCGACGAATACCATCCGACGCAGATGCTCGCCGACGTGCTGACGATGCGCGAGTACGCCGACAAGCCGCTTCACGACATCAGCTACGCGTATCTCGGCGATGCACGCAACAACATGGGCAACTCGCTTCTGCTTATCGGCGCGAAGCTGGGCATGGACGTGCGCATCGGGGCACCGAAATCGTTGTGGCCGAACGAAGGGCATCTCGACGCCTGCCGGCAGTTCGCCAAAGAAAGCGGCGCGCGCATGCTGCTCACGGAAGATCCGCGAGAAGCGGTGAAGGCGGTCGATTTCATTCACACCGACGTGTGGGTGTCGATGGGCGAACCCGTCGAAGCGTGGGACGAAAGAATCAAGGTCTTGCTGCCGTATCAGGTGAACCGCACGCTGATCGAATCGACGGGCAATCCGCGAACGCGCTTCATGCACTGCCTGCCTGCATTCCACAACTGCGAGACCAAGGTCGGCCAGCAGATCGCGGAGCGCTATCCGAATCTGGCGAACGGCATCGAGGTCACGGACGACGTGTTCGAGTCCGACTACAACATTGCGTTCGAGCAGGCCGAAAACCGGATGCACACGATCAAGGCCATTCTCGTATCGACCCTGGCGGATATCTGAGCGCGCAGGCGGCGCGATCAGCAGGAGGGAAACATCATGCGCATCGTCATTGCACTCGGCGGCAATGCGCTGCTGCAGCGCGGGCAACCGATGACAGAAAACCAGCAGCGCGAGAACGTTCGTGTGGCCGCCGCGCAAATCGCCAGGGTGGCGGCCGGCAACGAACTGGTCATCGCGCATGGCAACGGGCCGCAGGTGGGGCTGCTCGCGCTGCAAAGCGCCGCCTACACGGAAGTCGCGCCGTATCCGCTCGACGTGCTCGGTGCGCAGACGGAAGGCATGATCGGTTATCTGATCGAGCAGGAACTGGGGAATCTGCTGCCGTTCGAAGTGCCGTTCGCGACCATCCTGACCCAGGTTGAAGTCGATCTCGCCGATCCAGCGTTCAGTCACCCGACCAAACCGATCGGCCCGGTTTACACGAAAGAGGAAGCGCTGCGGCTGGCGCAGGAAAACGGCTGGAGCATCGCGGAAGACGGTGACAAGTACCGACGGGTGGTCGCCAGTCCTCGGCCGCAGCGGATCTTCGAAATTCGGCCCGTGAAGTGGCTGCTGGAGCGGGGAACCGTGGTCATCTGCGCGGGCGGCGGCGGCATTCCGACGTGTTACGACGAGAACCGCAAGCTGCGCGGCGTCGAAGCCGTGATAGACAAGGATCTGTGCTCCGCGCTGCTGGCGCAGGAACTGGACGCGGATCTGCTCGTCATCGCGACGGATGTGAACGCGGCCTACGTCGACTGGGGTAAGCCGACGCAGAAAGCCATCGCGAGCGGCCATCCCGACGAGCTGGAAAAACTCGGTTTCGCGGCGGGATCGATGGGGCCGAAGGTGCAGGCCGCCGTCGAGTTCGCCCGGAAGACGGGTAAGGACGCCGTGATCGGCGCGCTGCCCGATATCGAGGCGATCACGCAGGGGACGGCGGGGACGCGGGTCAGCGTGCGCGACCCCGGCGTCGGGTTCTATTCGCTTGCGTAGGCCGTGCCGTTTCGCTTCGATGTGCCAGGCGCATGCGCTGCTTGCGGGCCTGAGTTTCGCCGTGACGTCCTTCGTGACGGCGATCTCGCCCGACGCTTGCGCCAGCGATCAAGCGCTCAGTTTCTCGGACCCTGAAGACGGGCAACTGGACATGAGTGATTTCCTGCTCGAACACAAAGGCGCGCTGCCCGTGCCCGTCGTGATCACGGAACCGGCTGTCGGCTACGGACTTGGACTCGGCCTGCTGTTCTTTTCCGGACCTGCCGGCGATCAGCCGGACGCGGCGGGCGACCATTCGGGCAACCGGGTTCCACCGAACGTGACGGCATTGGGCGGCCTGTACACCACAAACGGCACATGGGCGGGTGCCGCCGCGCACTTTCACACGTGGGACAACGACCGCTTTCGCTATCTGGGCGCGCTCGCGAAGGTCGATGCGCACCTGGATTACTTCGGCGTCTCCAGCCAGCCGCGCGCCTATACGCTGCAGGGAGCGGGCCTGCTCCAGCAACTGCTGATGCGGATCGGCGACAGCCGCTGGTATGCCGGTCTGCGCTACGTGTACTTCGACTCGACGTCGTCGTTCACGGCGGGCGAGGTGCCGGGCGAATT
This Paraburkholderia sabiae DNA region includes the following protein-coding sequences:
- the arcC gene encoding carbamate kinase, encoding MRIVIALGGNALLQRGQPMTENQQRENVRVAAAQIARVAAGNELVIAHGNGPQVGLLALQSAAYTEVAPYPLDVLGAQTEGMIGYLIEQELGNLLPFEVPFATILTQVEVDLADPAFSHPTKPIGPVYTKEEALRLAQENGWSIAEDGDKYRRVVASPRPQRIFEIRPVKWLLERGTVVICAGGGGIPTCYDENRKLRGVEAVIDKDLCSALLAQELDADLLVIATDVNAAYVDWGKPTQKAIASGHPDELEKLGFAAGSMGPKVQAAVEFARKTGKDAVIGALPDIEAITQGTAGTRVSVRDPGVGFYSLA